Within Triticum dicoccoides isolate Atlit2015 ecotype Zavitan chromosome 1B, WEW_v2.0, whole genome shotgun sequence, the genomic segment CGTGGGCGGGACGCCCAGGCCGCTCGACGCCCAGCAGCGTGGTGCCGGCCGTGGCGCTGCCGTTCGCCGGAATCAGCACTAGCAGCGCGAGCTCGGCTGCTCGCGACCTTGAAGGCTGGCGGTGCCTCTAGTCTCCGAACAACGTCGGGGAGCAGGGAATGTGCTGTGTCGGGGCGTCACCATGGAGGAGGTCGAAGCTCGAGCTCCATTGCTGCATCACACGGTTGGATGCAGAGGCATCGTGCCCCAAGACGTCGTCGCTGCTCGCCAAGATGTCGCCACCGGCCCGATCTACAGAAGCCTAGCCACGCTGACGCGGATGCATCGTGCGCTaggacgccgccgcccgcggctgctgctgctgctcgtcgTCGCTCCAGCATCCCCGAACCAGCGCGAGCACGCCTCCTCCTGTGGCCCAGCGCGAGCACGCCTCCTCCCGTGGCCCAGCACGCCTCCGCCCGCCGTCAACCCAGGGCGTCGCTCCGGCGTCCCAGGCCAAGCAGCGCGGCGGATGCCAGGAACCCGAAGCCCAGCGCGCCTCTGCGCAGGGGTGGGGGGCTGATTGCTTTTATGTTTTAGATCAAGGGATGTGTGTGTAAATTTTTTGCTCTTACAATCTGGCCCCATTTGTCAGAAAATGGTTAAATGAAACAAATCACCGTATCAACGGAATTTGCAAAAAGTTTACTAGAaacgcggtgatttttgcacaaaATTAGGGACTAGGTGGTTTTCTACAATCGATGCCTCAAATGTGATGGTTTTTTGCAATTCATTCGGACGAGGTGGATTCGGCCAATACCACGAGCACACGCTTGGGCTTGATGACGTTTCGATGTCAATGCCATATGCTCAAACGGGAGAAGCCGAGGCGGCGAACAAGATCAAGGAGGTCAAGGAGAGTCAAGTaatcaagaagaagaagagaagaagaagaagagtagggCAGAGAGCTACAAGATCGAGGAGGACAACGCTTCGTGTGGAGCTTGGGTCGGCATCTTTCTTGATATTTCACGTTTAGATTGTCTATGTGTTGTGTTGAAATGTGATCAACTCGTTACGATTGTGACCGCCGGTGCCGGGGACGGATGACGGAGTGTGGCCAGCACGCCGACACGCTCGGCCATCATCATCCCGCAGATCAGATGCGGGCGTGAGGCGGCCATGCGGACCCGTGTGTGtgcccaccacgaccacgaccaccaccCCGCCAGGAATCCGGCGTGTCCCCACTGAGGAGAGATCGCCAGCAATCCGCGGCGGCGTCGCAGCGATAAGGGGAGAGGATAGAGCGCGGGCGGCGCAGCCAATCAGCGCCCGGAGGCCAGCACGCGCCCCTCATCCCCTCCCGGATTCTCTTCCACGCCGGCCCGCATGTGGCTTAACCCAACCCCCGCCCACGCCCACACCCAACCCAACCCAGCACGCGCGCGCATTAGAAAATTTGTCCCCAGAGCCGCCCCggctcccttcttcttcctcgcagaCGCTCGCGGCGGCTCATCCTCCCTCCCTCCGAGAACGCACGCACCGGCCGGCGGTGGAGAGAGGGGGAGGGTGGGAGAAGCAGCCGTATAAGGATCTCTCTCCGGTTTTATCTATCTATCTGCATCAATCTACCTACCTACGGTTCGGTGGGCCGGGCTGAGAAGGGAGGGAGGCCGCTGCTGCATTTTCTTGTGGGTCTGATGATGGCGGGAGCGACGTCAGCCACGGCCGCCGCGGGCgcattcgccgccgccgccgctgccagcgCCAAGGCGGCGTGCCCCtgggccgtcgccgccgccggcggctggAGGCGGTCCGGCGTCGTCGTGCGCTGCGACGCCGGCGGGGATGCCCAGGCGGCGTCCAAGGCGGCCAGCATCACCGCGCTCGAGCAGTTCAAGATCTCCGCAGACCGTGAGTCCCTTCCCCCTCCTCCAATTTGCCGCCCTTGATGCACTACTTGGAGAGTTggagaagagaaaaaagaaaaactgcATTGTTCACCCCCAGTTTTGCTTTGATTGTTGTGAGCACTGAGCACATGCAGCATTCTTGCAGGTTATTCATCTATCATTACTAATTACTACTTGTGTTCACAGCCTATCTGTTCAGGTTTATACAGAACCAAAGACAATTGGACTTGGAGATTGTGTGATATCTTGTCGATTAGTTTTCTCTTTCTGCACTGAGTGTTGAAAGGTTCCCAACTTCTAGTGGCAACTGATCTTGTTCACAGATTGGCAGACCATTAGCACTACAGCATGGTTGATATAGGAGCTTAACAAAAATGTGTTAATTACCGTTGCAGCCTAAATAAAGGAGCCTACCTGACTGAAATTGCCAATTATATACTAAGATCACACAAGATAACAAGGTAAGAATGGACACTAGTTGTTGCATGCTTCAGGTATCAGATATTGACCAATTATTACAGGGAAAAAGTGGGTTCAGGTTCTCCTTGTTTTGTTCTGAGTCTCCCGCTGCTAAAACTTCAAGATTCGAAGTATGCAGTTACTTGATTCAGAATGTATACGTGTGCGACTCCACTAGTGTAAGAACACAATACACCCCTTATAATTACAACATATCAAGAAATCAATATGTAGTGAAAGTAGCTGTTGAAGGAGCGGAACCGACTCATCTTTAATCAAGATCAGCTCCATCTAGTTGACGTGGTGACCCTTGCTCATGAGGACTTTGCCCTGTGTTGCTTGGCTTTGCTTGTACACTAGTCTGATCGCCTGTAGAAAGTTGCTTGTTTGTTTTGGCTTAGGAGGATATTTAAGCACTACTTTTTCTTCCTACTCAAGTGATTCGACTTTTCTGCTTATTTTTGCTTGCTGTGGCATAAACTTCCATGCGGCGGTTTGTGCTAACGAACTTCCTCTCCTCGTTTCATGAATGAGCAGAGCTCTTACATCCGTGCTTAAAAAGGGAAAATTGTTATGGCCATTTTTGCTAACAAACTTctttcctcttttccttctttGTGCTTGCTTGCTGTGGAAAGCCGTGTAACAAAGTTCTTTTCCTACTTTAATGAATGGGCAGAGCTCTGGCATCCTTGCTAAAAAAAACGTTATGACAATTTGCAGTCAAACTTAGTTAGTTCCATTCTTTCATTTTAAAAAAGTATGTCTATTTGCAGCATGTGACAATGTTTTTTTTTCACTACCAGGGTACATGAAGGAAAAGAGTAGCATCGCTGTAATAGGCCTCAGTGTGCACACAGCACCAGTGGACATGCGTGAAAAACTTGCTGTTGCAGAGGAGCTATGGCCCCGTGCTATTTCAGAACTCACCAGCCTGAATCATATTGAAGAGGCTGCTGTTCTTAGTACCTGCAACAGAATGGAGATATATGTGGTGGCTTTATCGTGGAACCGTGGTATTAGAGAAGTAGTAGACTGGATGTCAAAGGTGAGAGTTATTTGATCAAATGCTTGTTTGCCCTGCTTAGCCCTTTTTGGTTGCTCAAGAGCGCAGTATTATCAATGAAGCTCTAATGCTCATCAtgctgtttttttgtttttttttttttgcagaaaagtggaATCCCTGCTTCCGAGCTAAGGGAGCATCTCTTCATGTTGCGTGACAGTGACGCCACACGCCATCTGTTTGAGGTATCCTCTGGGCTTGACTCTTTGGTTCTTGGAGAAGGACAAATCCTTGCTCAAGTTAAACAAGTTGTTAGAAACGGGCAAAACAGTGGGGGCCTGGGAAAGAACATTGACAGGATGTTCAAGGATGCAATCACAGCTGGAAAGCGCGTCCGCTGTGAGACCAACATATCAGCTGGTGCTGTGTCCGTCAGCTCAGCTGCGGTTGAATTGGCCATGATGAAGCTTCCAAAGTCTGAATGCTTGTCAGCCAGGATGCTTTTGATCGGTGCTGGCAAGATGGGAAAATTGGTGGTCAAACATCTGATCGCCAAAGGATGCAAGAAGGTTGTTGTGGTGAACCGTTCGGTGGAAAGGGTGGATGCCATTCGCGAAGAGATGAAAGATATCGAGATTGTGTACAGGCCTCTCACGGAGATGTATGAAGCCGCTGCTGACGCCAATGTCGTGTTCACAAGCACAGCATCTGAATCCTTGTTATTCACGAAGGAGCATGCGGAGGCGCTTCCTCCTATCTCTCTTGCCATGGGTGGCGTCCGGCTTTTCGTCGACATATCCGTGCCAAGGAATGTCGGTGCCTGTCTATCTGAAGTGGAGCACGCACGGGTATACAACGTCGACGACTTGAAAGAGGTGGTGGAAGCCAACAAGGAGGACCGTGTGAGGAAAGCAATGGAGGCCCAAGCAATCATCACCCAAGAACTGAAACGGTTCGAGGCCTGGAGGGACTCGCTGGAGACGGTCCCGACCATCAAGAAGCTGAGGTCGTACGCCGACAGGATCAGGGCGTCGGAGCTCGAGAAGTGCCTGCAGAAGATCGGGGAAGACAACCTGAACAAGAAGATGAGGAGGTCCATCGAGGAGCTGAGCACAGGCATCGTGAACAAGCTCCTCCACGGCCCGTTGCAGCACCTGAGGAGCGACGGCAGCGACAGCCGCACCCTGGACGAGACGCTCGAGAACATGCACGCCCTCAACAGGATGTTCAACCTCAACACGGAGAAGGCGGTCCTCGAGCAGAAGATCAAGGCCAAGGTAGAGAAGACCCAAAGCTGAGGACCAGGAGACAGTTGTCAGTCTGTATATCTGCTTATACCACCCCCTCAACAGAATGTCTCTACATTCTAATCCCAGTACAGTATTTTTTTTTTACACTCCACTTACTGCCGAGTTCTTCTTGTGCCGTGAATTAGCCATGGCAGCCTCCAAATGTTTTGTAGAGAGGAGCGGCGAAGCATGTTTGCTCCAAAACTGCCTGCCTATGTACTGTACATTAATTACTGTGTCTGCTGTGGTTAGAGCCCAATTTTCAAGCTGTAGTATAATACTGTACACTATTGGACTTAATAAACAGGAATATATCAGTGTGTTAATGGTTTTATATACTGTACATAGCAATATAAGCTCCTGCATTTGAAACGTTGAGCATTAATAACATTTTCCGAAACTCTCTGAGGCCCTGTTCGTTTAATCCCCTCGCCACAGGGATTGGAGGGGATTGGAGAGGTTTGACAAGGATTTTGACTTACAAGGGATTTAATCCCCTCCAATCCCTTTCAAACCTCTTCAAACCCTGCCTAACCGAACAAGGCCTGAAGGTGCTCGGTCTGCTTATAGGGTTCAGTTGACTCCTTTCTTGGGTGCTATCTGGAGCTAGCGTTCATCTGTTGTCTCCCTGTGAGGAGGACAAAGTTGCTGGACACATGAATGATCAGTCCTCTGTCATCGTTTGAAGCTTGTACTAGCATGCATGTACTAGGAGATGGAGATTTTCATCTTGTTTGGGAAAAAGCTTGCACTAGCAGCATGCATGTTTCGTTGTCACCACGAGTCAAACTCTCAAAAGCCTAACCACGGGATGCTTTGACACGATCGATCAGCCCAGTCGGAATGACATGCTACGCAGAGGCCACGCCGTGTCACAGGCGTGTCATCTACCTCAACGCCCCACTGTCATCTACCTCATCATTTTGATGTAACCAAAGTTTCAG encodes:
- the LOC119320072 gene encoding glutamyl-tRNA reductase 2-like → MMAGATSATAAAGAFAAAAAASAKAACPWAVAAAGGWRRSGVVVRCDAGGDAQAASKAASITALEQFKISADRYMKEKSSIAVIGLSVHTAPVDMREKLAVAEELWPRAISELTSLNHIEEAAVLSTCNRMEIYVVALSWNRGIREVVDWMSKKSGIPASELREHLFMLRDSDATRHLFEVSSGLDSLVLGEGQILAQVKQVVRNGQNSGGLGKNIDRMFKDAITAGKRVRCETNISAGAVSVSSAAVELAMMKLPKSECLSARMLLIGAGKMGKLVVKHLIAKGCKKVVVVNRSVERVDAIREEMKDIEIVYRPLTEMYEAAADANVVFTSTASESLLFTKEHAEALPPISLAMGGVRLFVDISVPRNVGACLSEVEHARVYNVDDLKEVVEANKEDRVRKAMEAQAIITQELKRFEAWRDSLETVPTIKKLRSYADRIRASELEKCLQKIGEDNLNKKMRRSIEELSTGIVNKLLHGPLQHLRSDGSDSRTLDETLENMHALNRMFNLNTEKAVLEQKIKAKVEKTQS